Proteins encoded in a region of the Scrofimicrobium sp. R131 genome:
- a CDS encoding glutamine amidotransferase, with product MPGRFVMISSREQEVLAHNERQALLGFTGLTEHELRWVRLEHEPFPALKLDEWDGIILCGSRFDSSAPEESKSDWQLEVEAGLRELYGRVLEADFPFLGLCYGMGTLNTYLGGVVDSTYAEEISAPELTLTDEGQRDPLLTGVAPRFRAYVGHHEAITELAPGLVTLVSGKQAPIQMIRAGKNVYATQFHPELDQAAIELRIDIFSDAGYYPLEERARIEAGVRGVNTRSAHRVLRNFAQLHQESRHLR from the coding sequence ATGCCTGGCCGATTTGTCATGATTTCCTCCCGTGAGCAGGAGGTTCTTGCCCACAACGAGCGCCAAGCCCTGCTCGGATTCACCGGTTTGACCGAACACGAGCTTCGGTGGGTGCGCCTGGAACACGAGCCGTTTCCCGCCCTGAAGTTAGACGAGTGGGATGGCATTATCCTGTGTGGCTCCCGCTTTGATTCCAGTGCGCCCGAAGAGTCCAAATCCGACTGGCAGTTGGAGGTGGAGGCCGGGCTGCGCGAGCTCTACGGCCGGGTGTTGGAGGCGGATTTTCCTTTCCTCGGTCTCTGCTACGGGATGGGCACGCTGAACACTTACCTGGGCGGAGTGGTCGACTCGACCTATGCCGAGGAGATTTCCGCACCCGAGCTAACCCTGACTGACGAGGGACAACGGGACCCGCTGCTGACCGGGGTGGCACCCAGGTTCCGAGCCTACGTCGGGCACCACGAGGCGATTACCGAACTGGCCCCAGGACTGGTCACCCTGGTGTCGGGAAAGCAAGCCCCAATTCAGATGATTCGGGCGGGGAAGAATGTTTATGCCACTCAATTCCACCCGGAATTAGACCAGGCGGCAATTGAGCTGCGAATTGATATTTTCTCGGACGCGGGCTACTACCCGCTGGAAGAAAGAGCCAGAATTGAAGCCGGGGTTCGCGGGGTGAATACCCGCTCGGCCCATCGAGTGCTCAGGAACTTTGCCCAGTTGCACCAGGAGAGTCGCCACCTGCGCTAG
- the hisN gene encoding histidinol-phosphatase, translated as MDDPRKYLDDLRLAHYLADLADDLTMKRFGAVDLQVEAKPDLTLVSDADRAVEDMIRNHLATSRSRDAVVGEERGATGSSRRQWIIDPIDGTHNFVRGVPVWATLIALVEDGDVVVGLVSAPALHRRWWAATGLGAHTGTSLQRCRQIHVSKVRHLDEAFLSYSSLDGWLEADRGREFLRLQSSCWRTRAFGDFWSYMLVAEGAVDLACEPELALYDMAALVPIVREAGGRFTSLEGEEGPWGANGLATNGHLHEAVLAALTVTE; from the coding sequence ATGGACGATCCCCGCAAATACCTTGACGACTTGCGTCTTGCCCACTATCTGGCAGATTTGGCTGACGATCTGACGATGAAGCGGTTTGGAGCCGTCGACCTGCAGGTGGAAGCCAAGCCCGACCTGACTCTGGTCTCGGACGCTGACCGGGCAGTCGAGGACATGATTCGGAACCACCTGGCCACCTCTCGCTCCCGCGACGCCGTGGTGGGGGAGGAGCGGGGCGCCACCGGCTCGTCCCGGCGCCAATGGATCATCGACCCGATCGACGGCACCCACAATTTCGTTCGCGGGGTCCCCGTCTGGGCCACCCTGATTGCCCTGGTGGAGGACGGCGACGTCGTCGTTGGGCTGGTGTCGGCCCCCGCCCTGCACCGACGCTGGTGGGCGGCGACCGGGCTGGGCGCCCACACCGGCACCTCCCTGCAGCGCTGCCGCCAAATCCACGTGTCCAAGGTGCGGCACCTGGACGAGGCGTTCCTCTCCTACTCGTCGCTGGACGGGTGGTTGGAGGCGGACCGGGGCCGAGAGTTTTTGCGCCTGCAGTCCTCCTGTTGGCGCACCCGGGCCTTTGGCGACTTCTGGAGCTACATGCTGGTGGCCGAAGGCGCGGTCGACCTGGCGTGCGAGCCGGAACTGGCCCTCTACGACATGGCCGCCCTGGTCCCGATTGTGCGCGAAGCCGGCGGACGGTTCACCTCGCTCGAAGGCGAGGAGGGCCCCTGGGGTGCCAACGGACTGGCTACCAACGGGCACTTGCACGAGGCGGTGCTGGCCGCGCTCACGGTGACGGAGTAG
- the rsgA gene encoding ribosome small subunit-dependent GTPase A, protein MGRQDSGTDDPRVKVRAGKGSRPRSKRRPDYSKAARGQVVAIDRGRYTVYVDGVRVQCVKARELGRGAVVMGDLVHLTGDLSGTGGTLARIVEILPRHGVLRRSLEEVPGARGEKIVVANADQLVVVTAAADPTPRAGMVERCLVAADEAQIPVILCMTKTDLADPAPFLRQFAGFDLQVVQTQRGGDLSELAEALAGRFSVLVGHSGVGKSTLINELIPGADRQVGEVNELTGKGRHTSTSAVALELPAGGWVVDTPGVRSFGLSHAEEENVLRVFPGTLAATEYCLPNCSHLAGEPSCALDTWARGEAPFDEGDLAWRQDLVQRARGLLEAVATPSP, encoded by the coding sequence GTGGGTAGGCAGGACAGCGGCACCGACGACCCACGGGTCAAAGTTCGGGCGGGCAAAGGCTCGAGGCCCCGCTCCAAGCGTCGACCCGACTATTCGAAGGCGGCGCGCGGCCAGGTGGTAGCGATCGACCGGGGCCGATACACCGTCTACGTCGACGGGGTCCGAGTTCAGTGCGTGAAAGCGCGCGAACTGGGCCGGGGCGCAGTGGTGATGGGCGACCTGGTGCACCTGACCGGGGACCTGTCCGGCACGGGTGGAACCCTGGCCCGGATCGTTGAAATCCTGCCCCGCCACGGGGTCTTGCGCCGCTCGCTGGAGGAGGTGCCCGGCGCTCGCGGAGAGAAGATCGTTGTCGCCAACGCCGACCAGCTGGTGGTGGTCACCGCCGCCGCCGACCCCACCCCCCGCGCCGGGATGGTGGAGCGGTGCCTGGTGGCCGCCGATGAAGCTCAAATCCCAGTGATCCTGTGCATGACCAAGACCGACCTGGCCGACCCGGCGCCTTTCCTGCGCCAGTTTGCCGGCTTCGACCTGCAGGTGGTCCAAACTCAGCGCGGCGGGGACCTGAGCGAGCTGGCCGAGGCTTTGGCCGGCCGGTTCTCCGTCCTGGTGGGCCACTCGGGGGTGGGCAAATCCACCCTGATCAACGAGCTGATTCCCGGGGCTGACCGCCAGGTGGGCGAGGTGAACGAGCTGACCGGGAAGGGGCGCCACACTTCCACCTCGGCGGTGGCGTTGGAGCTGCCCGCAGGCGGATGGGTGGTGGACACCCCGGGGGTCCGATCTTTCGGCCTCTCCCACGCGGAGGAGGAAAACGTGCTCCGAGTCTTCCCCGGCACCCTCGCCGCCACCGAGTATTGCCTGCCAAACTGTTCTCACCTGGCCGGCGAGCCGTCGTGCGCTCTCGACACTTGGGCGCGGGGCGAAGCCCCGTTTGACGAGGGGGACTTGGCTTGGCGCCAGGACCTGGTTCAGCGGGCCCGGGGGCTGCTAGAGGCGGTAGCTACTCCGTCACCGTGA
- a CDS encoding multifunctional oxoglutarate decarboxylase/oxoglutarate dehydrogenase thiamine pyrophosphate-binding subunit/dihydrolipoyllysine-residue succinyltransferase subunit codes for MTTNIESEHSDWGPNEWYVAQMYEAFIASPDSVSPAWREFFTRKPEEGVNAVAHQGTEALLSESTVSAEEAFAGEETNVVSVARSDLPPAPPTAVSEATSPYTRTHGQSSPAARRGQAAPEQAVARLKGSARAVVKNMEASLAVPTATSARQIPAKLLIENRAVINAHLERTVGGKVSFTHLIGYALVEALVEMPSMNVRYLEQDGKPSIENFAHVGLGLAIDVPRADGSRSLLVPVVKEADTLTFLQFRDACNDLIVRARDGQLSAADFQGASVSLTNPGTIGTTHSVPRLMPGQGVIIGVGATDYPAEWAGLPLERLAQIGVGKIMYVTSTYDHRVIQGAGSGEFLRLVHRKLTGEDGFYDRVFSSLKVPYPPYRWERDVVYDAERDKGKPARIVELIHAYRSRGHLAADTDPLAYRVRHHPDLELSRYGLNVWDLDRVFPTGGFGGTNQMMLRDLLRQLRDTYTRSVGIEYMHIQDPAQRLWVQKEVEQPYQKPSREEQHQILETLIHAEAFEEFLQTKFVGQKRFSLEGGESLIPLLDAVLNSAARSGLNEVAIGMAHRGRLNVLSNIAGKSFAQIFSEFEGQKHKDQYGSGDVKYHLGTEGVYSADDGVATNVYLAANPSHLEAANGVLEGVVRGKQDELGDPSFPVLPLLIHGDAAFIGQGVVSEIFNMSQVDGFRTGGTLHVIVNNQIGFTTGPTAGRSTRYPTDLAKGMQLPIFHVNADDPETVVRMARLAFKYREEFHKDVLIDLVCYRRRGHNEGDDPSMTQPVMYKLIDSIPSTREVYTRNLVGRGDITLEEATEYHRQYENQLSSILEETREHGWEPEANERHGLEVPTAQLPGHGMMIGWSSAAPAEQLERVGEVQVAFPAGFEPHKKIRQLGEKRLAMARGEVPVDWGFAELMALGTLLMDGTPVRLTGQDARRATFVQRQATLHDQNDGREFTPLNFLVEDQAPFYIYDSTLSEYAPLAFEYGYSIERPDTLVLWEAQFGDFANGAQTVIDEFISSAEQKWGQQSSLVMLLPHGYEGQGPDHSSARIERYLQLAAEDNLRICQPSTPANHFHLLRRQAYLRPRKPLIEFTPKQLLRLSAATSSLSEFTSGEFQPVLGDREFDGPNVRKVLLCSGRIYYDLAKERAKQGRTDIAIVRLEQLYPLPLVELTAALTNLGHADLVWVQDEPQNQGPWPFLALNLFPELKRKVSVVSRAAASAPATGLGWKHRQEIEEILAEAFA; via the coding sequence TTGACTACCAACATCGAGTCGGAACACAGTGACTGGGGTCCGAATGAATGGTACGTCGCACAGATGTATGAGGCGTTTATCGCCTCACCAGATTCGGTCAGTCCGGCCTGGCGGGAGTTCTTCACTCGAAAGCCAGAAGAGGGAGTGAACGCGGTGGCCCATCAGGGAACCGAGGCGCTCCTTAGCGAGTCCACGGTTTCGGCTGAGGAGGCCTTCGCCGGCGAAGAGACAAATGTGGTCTCGGTCGCCCGCTCCGACCTGCCACCCGCCCCGCCCACCGCCGTCAGCGAGGCGACCTCGCCTTACACTCGCACCCACGGCCAGTCCTCCCCGGCCGCGCGACGCGGTCAGGCGGCCCCCGAGCAGGCAGTGGCCCGCCTCAAGGGGTCGGCCCGCGCGGTGGTGAAGAACATGGAGGCCTCTCTGGCCGTCCCCACCGCCACCTCGGCCCGCCAGATTCCCGCCAAGCTGCTGATCGAAAACCGGGCCGTGATCAACGCCCACCTGGAGCGCACCGTTGGGGGCAAGGTCTCCTTCACCCACCTGATTGGGTACGCGCTGGTGGAGGCGCTGGTGGAGATGCCGTCCATGAACGTGCGCTACCTGGAGCAGGACGGCAAACCCTCGATTGAGAACTTCGCCCACGTGGGCCTCGGCCTGGCCATCGATGTGCCTCGCGCTGACGGCTCCCGTTCCCTGCTGGTACCGGTGGTGAAAGAGGCCGACACCCTGACGTTCCTGCAGTTCCGCGATGCCTGCAACGACCTGATTGTGCGGGCCCGCGACGGTCAGCTGAGCGCCGCCGACTTCCAGGGGGCCTCGGTCTCCCTGACCAACCCCGGCACGATCGGAACCACCCACTCGGTGCCGCGGCTGATGCCCGGCCAGGGGGTCATCATCGGCGTTGGCGCCACCGACTACCCGGCCGAGTGGGCGGGCCTCCCGCTGGAGCGCCTCGCCCAAATCGGGGTCGGGAAAATCATGTACGTCACCTCCACCTACGACCACCGGGTGATCCAGGGCGCCGGTTCGGGTGAGTTCCTCCGCCTCGTCCACCGCAAACTGACCGGGGAGGACGGCTTCTACGACCGCGTCTTCTCCTCGCTGAAAGTGCCCTACCCGCCCTACCGGTGGGAGCGCGACGTCGTCTACGACGCGGAGCGCGACAAGGGCAAGCCGGCCCGGATTGTCGAGCTGATCCACGCCTACCGCTCCCGCGGCCACCTGGCCGCCGACACCGATCCGCTCGCCTACCGCGTGCGCCACCACCCGGACCTGGAGCTGTCCCGCTACGGGCTGAACGTCTGGGACCTGGACCGGGTCTTCCCCACCGGCGGATTCGGCGGGACGAACCAGATGATGCTGCGGGACCTGCTGCGACAACTGCGCGACACCTACACCCGCAGCGTCGGGATCGAGTACATGCACATCCAGGACCCCGCCCAGCGGCTGTGGGTGCAAAAGGAAGTGGAGCAGCCCTACCAGAAACCCTCGCGAGAGGAGCAGCACCAGATTCTGGAGACGCTGATTCATGCCGAAGCGTTCGAGGAGTTCCTCCAAACCAAGTTCGTCGGCCAGAAACGCTTCTCCCTGGAGGGGGGCGAGTCGCTGATTCCGCTCCTGGATGCGGTCCTGAACTCCGCGGCCCGCTCCGGCCTAAACGAGGTGGCTATCGGCATGGCCCACCGCGGCCGGCTGAACGTGCTGTCCAACATCGCTGGAAAGTCGTTTGCGCAGATCTTCTCGGAGTTCGAAGGGCAAAAACACAAGGACCAGTACGGCTCGGGCGACGTCAAGTACCACCTGGGAACCGAGGGTGTTTACTCGGCTGACGACGGGGTGGCAACCAACGTCTACCTGGCGGCCAACCCCTCGCACTTGGAGGCGGCCAACGGCGTTCTGGAAGGGGTGGTGCGCGGCAAGCAGGACGAGCTGGGCGACCCCTCGTTCCCGGTCCTCCCCCTCCTGATCCACGGCGACGCGGCCTTCATTGGCCAGGGCGTCGTCTCGGAGATCTTCAACATGAGTCAGGTGGACGGGTTCCGCACCGGCGGCACCCTGCACGTGATCGTCAACAACCAGATTGGATTCACCACCGGTCCCACGGCCGGCCGCTCCACCCGCTACCCCACCGACCTGGCTAAGGGCATGCAGCTGCCCATCTTCCACGTAAACGCGGACGACCCCGAGACGGTGGTGCGGATGGCCCGACTGGCCTTCAAGTATCGGGAAGAGTTCCACAAGGACGTCCTGATCGACCTGGTCTGCTACCGTCGGCGCGGCCACAACGAGGGGGACGACCCCTCGATGACCCAGCCGGTGATGTACAAGCTGATCGATTCCATTCCTTCCACCCGCGAGGTTTACACCCGCAACCTGGTTGGACGCGGTGACATCACCCTGGAAGAGGCGACCGAGTACCACCGCCAGTACGAGAATCAGCTCTCCTCGATCCTGGAGGAGACCCGCGAACACGGCTGGGAGCCCGAGGCGAACGAACGTCACGGCCTGGAAGTCCCCACCGCGCAGCTGCCCGGACACGGGATGATGATCGGCTGGTCTTCGGCTGCCCCCGCCGAACAGTTGGAGCGGGTCGGCGAAGTTCAGGTGGCGTTCCCCGCCGGGTTTGAGCCGCACAAGAAGATTCGCCAGCTGGGAGAAAAGCGCCTGGCCATGGCTCGCGGGGAAGTGCCGGTGGACTGGGGCTTTGCCGAACTGATGGCCCTCGGCACTCTGCTGATGGACGGAACCCCGGTGCGCCTGACCGGTCAGGATGCTCGCCGGGCCACCTTTGTTCAGCGGCAAGCCACCCTGCACGACCAGAACGACGGCCGCGAGTTCACCCCGCTGAACTTCCTGGTGGAAGACCAAGCTCCCTTCTACATCTACGATTCCACCCTGTCCGAATACGCCCCGCTGGCGTTCGAATACGGGTACTCAATTGAGCGCCCCGACACTCTGGTGCTGTGGGAGGCCCAGTTCGGCGACTTCGCCAACGGCGCCCAGACGGTGATCGACGAGTTCATCTCCTCGGCGGAACAGAAGTGGGGCCAGCAATCATCCCTGGTGATGCTGCTGCCGCACGGGTACGAGGGGCAGGGCCCCGACCACTCGTCGGCCCGGATCGAGCGCTACCTGCAGTTGGCCGCCGAAGACAACCTGCGGATCTGCCAGCCCTCGACCCCCGCCAACCACTTCCACCTGCTGCGCCGACAGGCCTACCTGCGCCCGCGCAAACCCCTGATCGAGTTCACCCCGAAGCAGCTTCTGCGCCTGTCCGCGGCAACTTCAAGCCTGTCCGAGTTCACCAGCGGCGAGTTCCAGCCGGTGCTGGGGGATCGGGAGTTTGACGGTCCGAACGTGCGTAAGGTGCTGCTCTGCTCCGGCCGGATCTACTACGACCTGGCCAAAGAGCGGGCCAAGCAGGGGCGGACCGACATTGCGATTGTGCGCCTGGAGCAGCTGTACCCGCTCCCGCTGGTCGAGCTGACTGCCGCCCTGACCAACCTGGGTCACGCCGACCTGGTCTGGGTTCAGGACGAGCCGCAGAATCAGGGGCCCTGGCCGTTCCTGGCTCTGAACCTGTTCCCGGAGCTGAAGCGCAAGGTGTCCGTCGTTTCGCGGGCAGCCGCCAGCGCCCCCGCCACCGGGCTCGGCTGGAAGCACCGGCAGGAGATCGAAGAAATCCTGGCCGAGGCCTTCGCCTGA
- a CDS encoding 50S ribosomal protein bL37 has translation MSKRGRKRRDRRKKAANHGKRPNS, from the coding sequence ATGAGCAAGCGTGGACGCAAGCGTCGGGATCGCCGCAAGAAGGCCGCTAATCACGGTAAGCGCCCCAACAGCTAA
- a CDS encoding sigma-70 family RNA polymerase sigma factor: MEPLDTPPLLEAGPGSERDKILTQEAVFAEEALPLLDQMYGAALGLTRNPTDAEDLVQETFLRAYDRFDQYTPGTNIKAWLYRILTNLYISRYRKVQREPAQDELEESGTTDGRSAEAEAIAALTEEQARAAVDNLPETFRLPVYLADVEGFSYREIAEMLEIPPGTVMSRIHRGRKMLRSALMEVAAEYGIGI, translated from the coding sequence ATGGAGCCCCTCGATACGCCTCCGCTGCTTGAGGCCGGACCCGGCTCCGAGCGCGACAAGATTTTGACGCAGGAAGCAGTTTTTGCTGAGGAAGCACTGCCGCTGCTGGACCAAATGTACGGCGCGGCCCTGGGGTTGACGCGAAACCCAACCGACGCGGAGGACCTGGTTCAGGAGACGTTCCTGCGGGCCTACGACCGGTTTGACCAGTACACGCCGGGGACCAACATTAAGGCTTGGCTCTACCGGATCCTGACGAACCTGTACATTTCGCGCTACCGCAAAGTTCAGCGGGAGCCAGCCCAGGATGAGCTGGAGGAGTCCGGGACCACCGATGGGCGTTCGGCTGAGGCCGAGGCGATTGCGGCCCTCACCGAGGAGCAGGCCCGGGCCGCGGTCGACAACCTGCCGGAGACCTTCCGCCTGCCCGTGTACCTGGCGGACGTGGAGGGGTTCTCTTACCGGGAGATCGCCGAGATGCTGGAGATTCCTCCGGGCACGGTCATGAGCCGCATCCACCGGGGAAGAAAAATGCTGCGCAGTGCGTTGATGGAAGTAGCTGCCGAATATGGGATTGGGATATGA
- a CDS encoding anti-sigma factor family protein, with protein MSDGISCKQFQELLDALLDQELGEDEAGVLAGHVGDCPGCADLQAAELHLRSLIKERLHQRLVSTPPHLRARILVSIHRQTLVRLDPPRPH; from the coding sequence ATGAGTGACGGGATAAGCTGCAAACAGTTTCAAGAGCTGCTGGACGCGCTGCTGGACCAGGAGTTAGGGGAGGACGAAGCGGGTGTCCTGGCGGGCCACGTGGGCGACTGCCCCGGGTGCGCAGACCTGCAGGCGGCCGAACTGCACCTGCGGTCCCTAATTAAGGAGCGGCTGCACCAGCGACTGGTGAGCACCCCGCCCCACCTGCGGGCCCGAATCCTGGTGTCAATCCACCGGCAGACCCTGGTTCGATTGGACCCGCCCCGGCCCCACTGA
- the aroA gene encoding 3-phosphoshikimate 1-carboxyvinyltransferase: MARWMAPARRGPLRASVTLPGSKSQTNRALLLGATARQPLEITGALLSRDTLLAARALQQLGVRFTGDLTVHAPERFTLSGQIDCGLAGTVMRFVPALAAFGEGTVRFDGDEAARTRPLKDLLDALVALGARVEYHGEPGSLPFSLTGRTGEFPTEVTLDSSATSQYLSALLLAAPAAPQSFTVSLTGTVPSAAHVEMTTRMLADQGIPVRYDHGYLASATRPAGVPITVEPDLSNAGPFLAATLICGGQVTLRHWPAESTQAGADWASLLPLFGAEVIEHGSDLVVRAGSAPWEGVDLDLGRIGELTPTIAALCTLATTPSRLRGIAHLRGHETNRLAALVTEIRRCGGEAEETETGLIIRPGQLHPADFRAYADHRMATFGALLGLALPGSSVDDIACTEKTLPQFPARWEALLAGTNSPAIPSLGEALARG, translated from the coding sequence ATGGCGAGGTGGATGGCCCCGGCTCGACGGGGCCCGCTGCGGGCCAGCGTGACCCTGCCCGGGTCCAAATCGCAGACCAACCGGGCGCTCCTGCTTGGGGCCACAGCCCGCCAGCCCCTGGAAATCACCGGGGCGCTCCTGAGCCGGGACACCCTGCTGGCTGCCCGCGCGCTCCAGCAGTTGGGGGTTCGCTTCACCGGAGACCTGACCGTCCACGCGCCCGAGCGGTTCACCCTGTCCGGCCAGATCGACTGCGGCCTAGCTGGGACGGTGATGCGATTCGTCCCGGCGCTTGCGGCCTTTGGCGAGGGGACCGTCCGCTTTGATGGGGACGAGGCGGCCCGCACCCGGCCGTTGAAGGACCTGTTGGACGCCCTGGTGGCGCTCGGAGCCCGGGTCGAATACCACGGCGAACCCGGCTCGCTACCCTTCTCCCTGACCGGTCGCACCGGCGAGTTCCCCACCGAGGTGACGCTGGACAGCTCGGCCACTTCGCAGTACCTGAGCGCCCTGCTGCTGGCCGCCCCGGCCGCTCCGCAAAGCTTCACAGTTTCGCTGACCGGAACCGTTCCCTCCGCCGCCCACGTGGAAATGACCACCCGGATGCTGGCCGACCAGGGGATCCCGGTCCGCTACGACCACGGCTACCTCGCCTCGGCCACCCGACCGGCCGGGGTGCCCATCACCGTCGAACCCGACCTGTCCAATGCCGGGCCGTTCCTGGCAGCCACCCTCATCTGCGGGGGCCAGGTGACGCTGCGCCACTGGCCTGCCGAGTCCACTCAGGCGGGGGCCGACTGGGCCTCCCTCCTGCCACTCTTTGGCGCCGAGGTGATCGAGCACGGCTCCGACCTGGTGGTCCGAGCCGGTTCAGCGCCCTGGGAAGGGGTTGACCTGGACCTGGGTCGGATCGGAGAGTTGACGCCAACCATTGCGGCGCTGTGCACGCTGGCTACCACTCCCTCGCGCCTGCGGGGGATTGCCCACCTGCGCGGGCACGAAACCAACCGGCTGGCGGCCCTGGTCACCGAGATTCGTCGGTGCGGGGGTGAGGCGGAAGAGACCGAGACCGGCCTGATCATTCGTCCCGGCCAGCTCCACCCCGCGGACTTCCGCGCGTACGCCGATCACCGGATGGCGACCTTCGGCGCCCTCCTCGGACTGGCCCTGCCCGGCTCCTCTGTGGACGACATCGCCTGCACCGAAAAGACGCTGCCCCAGTTTCCCGCCCGGTGGGAAGCGCTGCTGGCCGGCACCAACTCGCCCGCGATCCCCTCCCTCGGAGAGGCGCTCGCCCGTGGGTAG
- a CDS encoding hemolysin family protein yields MLVDVLLILLGIVLTFGTAVFVAAEFSFVALDQASVAQKAETGGARINLVLKGLRTLSTQLSGAQVGITLTTILLGYTTQVALADLLTEWMGGWGWAVAGLVAGLVAALLVNGFSMLFGELVPKNMALADPLKTASLVAPLQLGFTWLFKPVITMLNGSANFILHRFGIEPQEEISSARSAAELEALVRHSAELGTLDEGTADLLTKSITMEGLTAQDVMTDRGRMTTLTEESTAADVVEAARASGHSRFPIIGSTSDDVVGLVNLRRAIAVPYERRGEVPVMSSSLSIPPPLVPETMRLAPLLVQLRDEGMQMAVVVDEYGGTSGIVTLEDVVEEIVGEVSDEHDRRRLGIRTAGPGRYRVPGTLRPDELADQTGIDLPEDGHYETLAGLVISHLDRIPEVGDRVEVNGVTLEVRAMERRRIVTLLVEEKR; encoded by the coding sequence ATGTTAGTAGATGTGTTATTGATCCTGCTGGGCATCGTGCTCACGTTTGGCACAGCAGTTTTCGTCGCCGCAGAGTTCTCGTTCGTCGCGCTGGACCAGGCTTCCGTCGCTCAAAAGGCGGAAACCGGGGGTGCGCGGATCAACCTGGTGCTCAAAGGCCTCCGCACCCTCTCCACCCAGCTCTCGGGCGCCCAGGTTGGGATTACCCTGACCACCATTTTGCTGGGCTACACCACCCAGGTGGCATTGGCCGACCTCCTCACCGAGTGGATGGGTGGGTGGGGCTGGGCCGTCGCCGGCCTGGTGGCCGGGCTGGTGGCCGCCCTCCTCGTCAACGGTTTCTCGATGCTGTTTGGCGAGCTGGTGCCCAAGAACATGGCGCTGGCGGACCCGCTCAAGACCGCCTCGCTGGTCGCCCCCCTGCAGTTGGGGTTCACCTGGCTGTTCAAGCCGGTGATCACCATGTTGAACGGATCGGCCAACTTCATTCTGCACCGGTTCGGGATTGAGCCCCAGGAAGAGATTTCCTCGGCGCGCTCGGCGGCTGAGCTGGAAGCGCTAGTGCGCCACTCGGCCGAGCTTGGAACCCTGGACGAGGGGACCGCGGACCTGCTGACCAAATCCATCACCATGGAGGGTCTGACCGCGCAGGACGTGATGACCGACCGGGGGCGGATGACCACCCTGACCGAAGAGTCGACCGCCGCCGACGTGGTAGAGGCGGCCCGTGCCAGCGGCCACTCCCGCTTCCCGATCATCGGCTCCACCAGCGATGACGTGGTCGGGCTGGTGAACCTGCGCCGGGCGATTGCGGTGCCCTACGAGCGCCGAGGCGAAGTCCCCGTGATGTCCTCCTCCCTGTCGATTCCTCCGCCGCTGGTTCCCGAAACCATGCGGTTGGCTCCGCTCCTGGTCCAACTGCGCGACGAGGGGATGCAGATGGCGGTCGTCGTGGACGAGTACGGCGGCACCTCGGGCATCGTCACCCTGGAAGACGTGGTGGAAGAGATCGTGGGCGAGGTCAGCGACGAGCATGACCGGCGCCGCCTCGGGATCCGGACCGCGGGCCCGGGTCGCTATCGGGTTCCCGGGACCCTTCGGCCTGATGAGCTGGCGGACCAAACCGGGATTGACCTGCCTGAGGATGGCCACTACGAAACCCTGGCGGGGCTGGTCATCTCGCACCTGGATCGGATCCCCGAAGTCGGGGACCGAGTGGAAGTGAACGGAGTAACGCTGGAAGTTAGAGCGATGGAGCGGCGCCGGATTGTCACGCTGCTGGTGGAGGAGAAACGATGA